TCCTTCAGCAACGGATTGGCACAGGCCGGCTGGTCGGCACATCGCAATCAGGGGCGATGCCACGGTCCTCTCAAGCCAGATCGGTCGGCCTGCAAGGGTCGACGAAGCCGCACTACGGACAATGGCCACCAACGGCAAAACGGTGGAGCGAACCCCGTCGACCTTCATCAAAACGTGACACTGGGCTTTTCGGTGTTTCTGGTTCTGTGGATTAGTATTTCGGCGGTGGGCTAGAGGCCTTCGGAAGTGGTCGCGAACACGTTGACTGCTGGTTTCCATCGCGTGGTCCATCGTGCCTGCCCGCGGCCGGTGGGGTCCAGGGACCTGGTACCAGGTAGAGACATTTCAGCGCGGCGTGCTCGCCCGCGGAAGCCGCACGATCGGCACGGCGCACCAGGCAGCCATTAATGTCGCGATCTTCTAGGCGAGCGATCGCCGTGCCGTCTGATAGGCCCTAGTAAGCGCCACCGATACCTCTGCGTGGCGGTGCTCGTGTGAGAGAATCTCCACGCCCCAGGGGCCGCGCCAGCCGGTCGTGCGGATCGCGTCGATGAACGACTTAAGGTCGAAGTCACCGTCACCGCAATAGCGGCGGTCGTTGATTGTGTCCGAGTAGAGATCACCGAGCGGTTGGGCGGCGGCATCGTTGAGTTCGACGCCGCTGATCAGACTCAGCGGGAGTTCTAACAATTCTAGGGTAGAGCTTCGTGATCGCTCCATATGCCACACGTCGATGACAAGGCCAGCATTGGGATGACAAGCCGCCTTGACGAGGTGCACGCCACTACGCAAGTTGTGGATATTCGACCAAGGGAGGAATTCGAGTCCTACACGTGCCTGAACGTCCCCCGCTAGGTCCGCGAACGCAGCGAGTCGTGCAGCCCAGAGTTCTGAGTCCCAAGCGCGGTTCTGATGGTCGGGGTTGAGCTTGATGTGACGTGCGCCGATCGCACCCGCAGCGTCCAATATGCTGCGTGCTTCGTAGTTATTCCTTGGTTCGTCCATCCACCAGGCGTCGATGCCTTCGACTTCCACATCAACGATGCCATGGCCATCGAGCAGTGACCGCACATGCGAGACGCCGTGGCGTCGGATTGAGTCCATTAGGTCGACCGCATGTATCCCGAAGCCTTGGAACCCAGCCGAAGCCACAAACTCGATGCGGTGCTGCAATTCGACTTGACTCCGGATGTCCGCGTGGTCCGGGGCGGCACTTCCAGCGCTCGTCCAACACGTCGCCAGGAGTCTTTCGGTCGACCGACTAGGTGCGGTTGCATTGGTCATACCGTCCTCATCATATCGTCCGCGGATCTAATATCAACATGTGGCCCCACCTCCAAGAACGCTCGATAGGCTCAGGGTGTTCGCTGTACAGGGCATCCTCCCGCCATCTTGCACGCTGCATGTACTTAGGCCGACCCGAAGCCATAGCTGCCTCAGTCGTGAATCGCGCCGCACTAGTTGCAAACCCGATGCCGTACTAGTCAACAGCCGCGGTTTCCGAGTACGGTGCCCGGCCAGTTGCGGTCTCGGCTTTGACCCACCTGCCCCGGGATGTGCTGGCGCCGCAGAACGCGGCTATTCAGGTTGTCGGCTCCATCGACGGGCACGGTGTGTTCCGGCACCCCCGCTGGCTACCGAACCCGCCGCGTTTCACCGCAGTTTCCGACGGTCCTGTCAGTCGATCCGATCCGGCCGCCTGCGCAGGTGCTTCGGCTGGCGAGGGACTATCGCAGTTTAGGTGTTCCCCTGGTCCGTGACACGCCCACTGCTGTGGACGCGATCGGAGTAGGCACGCATGACACTGCAGGACATGAACCAGGAACAGTCCGGCCCGGACGAGGACCACTCGCGGCGTAAGGCGCCGCGGAACCGGCGGCCGAAGAAGTACTCGGAGATCTTCGTGGACGCGATCGTGGTCAAGGTCCGCGATGGTCAGGTCGCGAACCGGCCGTCTTACGCAGCGGTCGGTGTCAGCGTCGACGGCGTAAAGACGTGCTTGGGTTGTGGGCCGGCACCCCGGGCCAGGGTCAGAGAGCGAAGTACTGGCTCACAGTCCTGACCGACCTACGCAACCGGGGCATCACCGACACGACGTTCGTGGTCTGTGACGACTTGAAGGGCTGCCTGATGTCGTCGAATTGGTGTGGCCGGACGCGATCGTGCAAACCTCATCTATGCACCATGGGTGTGGCGGGATAGTCCCGCTGGTTGTCT
The DNA window shown above is from Rudaeicoccus suwonensis and carries:
- a CDS encoding sugar phosphate isomerase/epimerase family protein; translation: MTNATAPSRSTERLLATCWTSAGSAAPDHADIRSQVELQHRIEFVASAGFQGFGIHAVDLMDSIRRHGVSHVRSLLDGHGIVDVEVEGIDAWWMDEPRNNYEARSILDAAGAIGARHIKLNPDHQNRAWDSELWAARLAAFADLAGDVQARVGLEFLPWSNIHNLRSGVHLVKAACHPNAGLVIDVWHMERSRSSTLELLELPLSLISGVELNDAAAQPLGDLYSDTINDRRYCGDGDFDLKSFIDAIRTTGWRGPWGVEILSHEHRHAEVSVALTRAYQTARRSLA